The proteins below are encoded in one region of Nakamurella flava:
- a CDS encoding pyrimidine reductase family protein, which translates to MTDLLGADGRAADPAAQSDIDDRLAMLYAWPDDQLADGPVVRANMVVSLDGGIGVDGRSGGLGNDADGRLFQVLRDLADVILVGSGTVRAEGYGGVEADPERMARRVRWGLPGTPPPIAVVTNRGVAADLPLFTDTVTPPIVITPKAAAGQAPDGADVIIAGEDEVDLPAAVAALGRRGLRRVHCEGGPRILGELVAAGRLDELCLTLAPTMVGPGNGSLLGGVELPQQADWVPTGPEGGVAVADGAVFLRYRRRGR; encoded by the coding sequence ATGACCGACCTGCTGGGGGCCGACGGGCGGGCGGCGGACCCCGCCGCCCAGAGCGACATCGACGACCGACTGGCCATGCTCTACGCCTGGCCGGACGACCAGCTCGCGGACGGCCCGGTGGTCCGGGCCAACATGGTCGTCTCGCTCGACGGCGGGATCGGCGTCGACGGGCGGTCCGGTGGACTGGGGAATGACGCGGACGGGCGTCTCTTCCAGGTGCTGCGCGATCTGGCCGACGTCATCCTGGTCGGATCGGGCACCGTCAGGGCCGAGGGGTACGGCGGCGTCGAAGCGGACCCCGAGCGGATGGCCCGGCGGGTGCGGTGGGGCCTGCCCGGTACTCCCCCGCCGATTGCCGTGGTCACCAACCGCGGCGTGGCCGCGGACCTGCCGTTGTTCACCGACACGGTCACGCCGCCGATCGTGATCACCCCGAAGGCCGCGGCCGGCCAGGCACCCGACGGCGCGGACGTCATCATCGCCGGCGAGGACGAGGTCGACCTGCCCGCGGCCGTCGCCGCGCTCGGTCGCCGCGGTCTGCGGCGGGTGCACTGCGAGGGCGGCCCCCGCATCCTCGGGGAGCTGGTCGCCGCCGGTCGACTCGACGAGCTGTGTCTGACCCTCGCCCCGACGATGGTCGGCCCCGGCAACGGTTCGCTGCTGGGCGGGGTCGAACTCCCTCAGCAGGCGGACTGGGTGCCCACCGGCCCCGAGGGCGGCGTCGCCGTGGCCGACGGGGCGGTGTTCCTGCGCTACCGACGGCGGGGCCGGTGA
- the zapE gene encoding cell division protein ZapE, translating to MSVLALADQSPTITPSELISGLVPPPRFDAARFSTYRPSPNEPSQQVALDTLSRYAEQIADPPKRGLFRKAAPMAGGYYLDGGFGVGKTHLLASLWHAVPGPRAYGTFVEYTHLVGALGFAETVKQLSGHRLLAVDEFELDDPGDTMVMTRLLSELSDAGVKLVATSNTLPDKLGEGRFAAEDFRREIHALASRFDTLRVDGPDYRHAGLAPAPAPSSDDEVRSAAAAAGQASSASLDDFESLTTALSRLHPSKYGRLLDGVPATFVTGVRPLDDQSAALRWVVLIDRLYDRTIPVKASGVPLDELFTPEMLKGGYRKKYKRATSRLLALAREAG from the coding sequence GTGTCCGTCCTGGCTCTCGCCGATCAATCGCCAACGATCACGCCGTCCGAGCTGATCTCGGGCCTGGTCCCGCCACCGCGTTTCGACGCCGCCCGGTTCTCCACCTACCGGCCGTCGCCGAACGAGCCGTCGCAGCAGGTCGCGCTGGACACGCTGAGCCGGTACGCCGAACAGATCGCCGACCCGCCCAAGCGTGGCCTGTTCCGCAAGGCCGCTCCGATGGCCGGCGGGTACTACCTCGACGGCGGCTTCGGCGTCGGCAAGACCCACCTGCTGGCTTCGCTCTGGCACGCGGTCCCCGGGCCCCGCGCCTACGGCACGTTCGTCGAGTACACCCACCTGGTCGGAGCGCTCGGGTTCGCCGAGACGGTGAAGCAGCTGTCCGGCCACCGGCTGCTGGCGGTCGACGAGTTCGAACTCGACGATCCGGGCGACACCATGGTGATGACCCGGTTGCTGTCCGAGCTGTCCGACGCCGGCGTCAAACTGGTCGCCACGTCGAACACACTGCCCGACAAGCTGGGGGAGGGGCGGTTCGCCGCCGAGGACTTTCGCCGCGAGATCCACGCTCTGGCCTCACGTTTCGACACGCTGCGGGTGGACGGACCGGACTACCGGCACGCGGGCCTCGCCCCGGCCCCGGCGCCCTCGAGCGACGACGAGGTCCGGTCAGCCGCGGCGGCCGCCGGGCAGGCGTCGTCCGCCTCGCTGGACGACTTCGAGTCGTTGACCACCGCGCTGTCCCGTCTGCACCCCTCGAAGTACGGCCGGCTGCTCGACGGCGTGCCGGCCACCTTCGTCACCGGGGTCCGCCCCCTGGACGACCAGAGCGCCGCGCTGCGCTGGGTGGTGCTCATCGACCGGCTCTACGACCGGACGATCCCGGTCAAGGCATCCGGTGTCCCGCTGGACGAGCTGTTCACGCCCGAGATGCTCAAGGGCGGGTACCGCAAGAAGTACAAGCGAGCGACTTCACGCCTGCTGGCGCTGGCTCGCGAGGCGGGCTGA
- the rocD gene encoding ornithine--oxo-acid transaminase yields the protein MRTPTAVTDTATQHFLGLDDAWCAHNYHPLPVVIAQADGAWVTDVEGRRYLDMLAGYSALNFGHRHPDLIAAAVRQLGLVTLTSRAFHHDQLGPFCQELAELTGTEMVLPMNSGAEAVESALKVARKWAYQVKGVPAGRARIITAAGNFHGRTLTIVSFSDDPQATADYAPYTPGFDQVPFGDAAALAAAITPDTAAVLLEPIQGEAGILVPPAGYFAEVRRLCDEHGVLLITDEIQSGLGRTGTTLALDHEGVRADLYTLGKALGGGILPVSAVVGRRDVLGVLRPGEHGSTFGGNPLACAVGRAVVTLLRTGEMQERSRVLGAHLHARLGELVGSGLSEVRGRGLWAGAQLAPELGDGRPISEALADRGVLVKDTHETTLRFAPPLVITEAEIDQAVASLAEVLRTANTTAPPVAANGRPAAH from the coding sequence ATGAGGACGCCGACCGCGGTGACCGACACCGCCACGCAGCACTTCCTGGGACTGGACGACGCCTGGTGCGCCCACAATTACCACCCGCTGCCGGTCGTCATCGCGCAGGCCGACGGCGCCTGGGTGACCGACGTCGAGGGGCGTCGCTACCTGGACATGCTGGCCGGGTACTCGGCCCTGAACTTCGGTCACCGCCACCCTGACCTCATCGCTGCCGCCGTCCGGCAGCTCGGCCTGGTCACCCTGACCTCCCGGGCCTTCCACCACGATCAGCTCGGGCCGTTCTGTCAGGAGCTGGCCGAACTCACCGGCACCGAGATGGTGCTGCCGATGAACTCCGGCGCCGAGGCCGTGGAGTCGGCCCTCAAGGTCGCCCGCAAGTGGGCCTATCAGGTCAAGGGCGTGCCGGCCGGGCGGGCTCGGATCATCACCGCCGCCGGCAACTTCCACGGCCGCACGCTGACCATCGTCTCGTTCTCCGACGACCCGCAGGCCACCGCCGACTACGCCCCTTACACACCGGGTTTCGATCAGGTGCCGTTCGGCGACGCGGCGGCGCTGGCCGCGGCGATCACCCCGGACACCGCCGCCGTCCTGCTCGAACCCATCCAGGGGGAGGCCGGCATCCTGGTGCCACCGGCCGGCTACTTCGCCGAGGTCCGGCGACTGTGCGACGAGCACGGGGTGCTGCTGATCACCGATGAGATCCAGTCCGGGCTCGGCCGCACCGGCACCACCCTCGCCCTGGACCACGAGGGCGTCCGCGCCGACCTGTACACCCTGGGCAAGGCGCTCGGCGGCGGGATCCTGCCGGTGTCCGCGGTGGTCGGCCGCCGCGATGTGCTGGGCGTGCTGCGTCCCGGCGAGCACGGATCGACCTTCGGCGGCAACCCGCTGGCCTGTGCCGTCGGGCGGGCGGTCGTCACCCTTCTGCGGACCGGCGAGATGCAGGAGCGCTCGCGCGTGCTGGGCGCGCATCTGCACGCCCGGCTGGGCGAGCTGGTCGGGTCGGGCCTGTCCGAGGTGCGCGGGCGGGGTCTGTGGGCGGGTGCGCAACTCGCTCCGGAACTCGGCGACGGTCGACCGATCAGCGAAGCGCTCGCCGACCGCGGGGTGCTCGTCAAGGACACCCACGAGACCACCCTGCGGTTCGCACCGCCGCTGGTCATCACCGAGGCCGAGATCGACCAGGCGGTCGCATCTCTCGCCGAGGTGCTGCGAACGGCGAACACCACTGCACCGCCGGTCGCGGCGAATGGTCGGCCCGCGGCCCACTGA
- a CDS encoding polyphosphate kinase 2 family protein, whose amino-acid sequence MAKKTPLDPAAAFRVPSGLAELSAIDPAGTPIGPQDKESGAAALADLGPDLAALQEKLYAGATGGSEHRSVLLVLQGMDTSGKDGVVDKVLGLVNPAGLRLASFKKPTPEELAHDFLWRIEKQVPAAGLIGVFNRSQYEDVLVVRVHDLVPPAVWEPRYAAINDFEQRLTDSGVTVVKCFLHISKEVQKERLLARLDDPTKFWKYNPGDVDERGYWDDYQAAYLDALNRCSTDAAPWHVIPSDRKWYRNWAIGALLHQKLTELDPQYPPAEFDVEVEKGRVAAS is encoded by the coding sequence ATGGCCAAGAAGACCCCGCTGGATCCCGCCGCCGCTTTCCGGGTGCCGTCCGGGCTCGCCGAATTGTCCGCGATCGACCCGGCGGGCACGCCGATCGGGCCGCAGGACAAGGAATCGGGGGCCGCCGCGCTCGCCGATCTCGGCCCCGATCTCGCCGCCCTGCAGGAGAAGCTGTACGCCGGGGCGACCGGCGGATCCGAGCATCGGTCGGTGCTGCTGGTCCTGCAGGGGATGGACACCTCCGGCAAGGACGGCGTCGTCGACAAGGTGCTCGGTCTGGTGAACCCGGCCGGGCTGCGGCTGGCCTCGTTCAAGAAGCCGACCCCGGAGGAGCTCGCCCACGACTTCCTCTGGCGCATCGAGAAGCAGGTGCCGGCCGCCGGTCTCATCGGAGTGTTCAACCGGTCCCAGTACGAGGACGTCCTCGTGGTCCGGGTGCACGACCTGGTGCCGCCGGCGGTGTGGGAGCCGCGGTACGCGGCGATCAACGACTTCGAGCAGCGGCTGACCGACAGCGGCGTGACGGTGGTGAAGTGCTTCCTGCACATCTCCAAGGAGGTGCAGAAGGAGCGGCTGCTGGCCCGGTTGGACGATCCGACGAAGTTCTGGAAGTACAACCCGGGTGACGTCGACGAACGCGGCTACTGGGACGACTACCAGGCCGCCTACCTGGACGCCCTGAACCGCTGCTCGACCGATGCCGCGCCGTGGCACGTCATCCCCTCGGACCGCAAGTGGTACCGCAACTGGGCGATCGGCGCCCTGCTGCACCAGAAGCTGACCGAACTGGACCCGCAGTACCCGCCGGCGGAGTTCGACGTCGAGGTCGAGAAGGGCCGGGTCGCCGCCTCCTAG
- the cofC gene encoding 2-phospho-L-lactate guanylyltransferase, producing MLVDPASPPEPAPAAGACPGGTGPADGPSSGSSGWTVVMPLKASARGKSRIDLAPDLRRRLVLMMATDAVTAVAGAPGVARVLLVVEDPDDGRTIADAARAAPVHDRSAPVDAHVTAATSLNAAIRDGAAQAGEGPVAVLPCDVPSATAAEIGAALAAAHRHARAVVADADGIGTTLLAAQHGRDLNPRYGPDSWRRHVDDGAVPLDLPAGSGLRRDVDLRSDLAAVTGPATRRAWRDSGEGAPASAPA from the coding sequence GGCCGGCGCTTGTCCGGGCGGTACCGGCCCGGCGGACGGGCCCTCGTCCGGGTCGTCCGGCTGGACCGTCGTGATGCCGCTGAAGGCCAGTGCCCGCGGCAAGAGCCGTATCGACCTGGCCCCCGACCTGCGCAGACGCTTGGTGCTGATGATGGCCACGGACGCGGTGACCGCGGTCGCCGGGGCGCCCGGGGTGGCCCGGGTGCTGCTCGTCGTCGAGGATCCGGACGACGGCCGGACGATCGCGGACGCCGCCCGGGCGGCCCCTGTCCACGACCGCAGCGCACCGGTGGACGCCCACGTGACGGCCGCCACCTCGCTGAACGCGGCGATCCGCGACGGCGCCGCCCAGGCGGGCGAGGGCCCGGTCGCGGTGCTGCCGTGCGACGTGCCGTCCGCCACCGCGGCCGAGATCGGCGCCGCCCTGGCCGCCGCGCACCGCCACGCGCGGGCCGTCGTCGCCGACGCCGACGGGATCGGCACCACCCTGTTGGCCGCCCAGCACGGTCGCGACCTGAACCCGCGCTACGGACCCGACTCGTGGCGCCGGCACGTCGACGACGGCGCGGTCCCCCTCGATCTGCCCGCCGGCAGCGGTCTGCGCCGCGACGTCGACCTGCGCTCGGACCTGGCCGCGGTGACCGGGCCGGCGACCCGCCGGGCCTGGCGGGACAGCGGCGAAGGCGCGCCGGCGAGCGCGCCGGCCTAG